DNA sequence from the Malus sylvestris chromosome 10, drMalSylv7.2, whole genome shotgun sequence genome:
AATACCGGAGGAAGTCCAGGCCTATAACGCAGGACGACATCTTCAAACTCGATTGATCCTGACGATGGCCACCCAGGTTGGGGACGGTTGCGTTCAATTACAGCTGGCGCCTCAGAAGGCAGTTCTATATAGGATCCAACACGCTCAACGGCATTTAAACTATTTTCAGCCCGGCTGGCTGTCCTAAGAACACCGCTCAACAAATTTGTGATATTTAAAGTATAAGTGAGAAGTAGACCCATTGTAGATGCAAATGCTAATTTGTCTTCTGCTCTTCCGTTTTGCATGACAGCAAAGCTTGCTATCAACCAAATCATCAGACCTCCGAGTGTTTCCAACCTAATCGTAAGCCAGCGATTTGAACTGATATTCACAAGGGTGAATCTGATGTTCTTGTCCATGGACCTTCCGCTAATGTTGGCCATCCGATCATACGCTTTGTAGGCACGAATGCTTGACAAACCATTCAATGCCTCTCCAAATTGTGCATAAACAGGAGATCTGCTAATGGAATCCAAGCGTTTCACTTCACGGGATGTGCTCTGTAAAACGCATAGATAAGTATTAAGGTTTTATGCCGAATGACGATACTAAAGAAACGGAAGAACTAATAAAGATCGATAGTAGGTCAAACTTACCTGATAAAAAAGATAGGCTGCATAGAACAAAATCAGAAGTGGCATTATGGCCCAGAGGGATATTGTGCTCACAATGCCTATGAGCACAAAAGTTGAAAAGAGCTGCCACACTTGACCCATAAACATGTTCACAACCATTGCTACACCGCGATCTATGTCACCCAGATCTTTCGCAAACCTATTGATTATCCGTCCTGTTGGATTAGTGTGGAAGAATACCATTGGAGCTCTCATTATAGCATGAAGCAGAGCATCGTGCAGTCTTCTGGCTGCACGAAGGCTTGACGTGATTAACCAAAAAGAGTTCGTCAGTGTCACTGTTACCTGAATCAAGCAGATTCAGATTTAAGTATTTATGGAAAAACTGAATAAAATGATGTAGCTAACATGCAAAAGTGAGAATCTGCTCCCAGTTACGCGTCGGCTCACCTGACCAAATGACAGAAGACCATACACAAGAATGAAGAATCCAGGCTTATAACTCTTTGATGTGCTTTTTGATGTCCAAACACTTAACCATGTGCTGCTCGAAACTCGAAGAACTTCTGTTAATGTATAACACGCAAATAGAACCATGACCACCCATAGCCCTCCTAATGCATTTTTGTACCTGCAACAAGAACAAATAGACTCAATTCATCCCTCAATGCGTGATGATCAGATTAAGAACTTGCCGCTGGCAATAAATATTGTCAAAAAAGACTAAAAGCATTCACGACTGGTATTACCTCATTAGAATTTTCCAACTGACAATGCCTGTTTCCCTTTCCTCTTGTTTAATGAGTACGGATTTCGCCCCTTTCCCTTTCTTTGGGTTGCTTGCATCTTTTGGCAACTCATTCGACACCCCATTGGAAGTAGGTGTTGAGCTCTCATGGTCATCATTTTCagtctcttccttttcttcgaCATGTGCTTCCATTTTCCCTGCATTTTCCATTAGCTTCTGGAACAGCGTACTGCTTTCAGAGAGCTCCTTAAATGTTCCCTCGCCTTTAATCATACCTTCAGAGACTAAAATAATATGATCCACTTGAGGAAGAAAATGTAGCTGATTTGTGACCAGCACCCGAGTTTTCCCTTGCAACTCTTCCTTGATACAGCGGTTGAAAACCTCTCTTGCCACATGAGCATCTAGAGCACTTAACGGGTCGTCAAATACGTAAACATCTGAATCAGAATATACAGCTCTAGCCATTGAAACTCTTTGCTTTTGACCGCCGCTAATATTCACCCCTCTTTCACCTATCTCTGTTAGATCTCGACCCTAGAACATTTAAGTGTAGTAGTTAACTAATCAAAACCTTTACATGCTAAAGCAGTACTTGCAAGCCTAAAAATTCACACAATCGACTTACTGGAAGTAAGTCTAGATCATGCTGTAACTCGGTCAAATCAATGGCCTTCCAATATCGTGCAGATTCGAATTTAGATCCAAATAATATATTATCACGCACctagaaaaataaattttgtaagCTCAGAAGTGCACATAGGGGTTACAAGATTAAACATTGGAGGTACTCAAATAAGAGAAGCTGTGACTCACAGTAGCGTTGAAAATCCATGAAACTTGGGGAACATAAGCTACAGTCCCCCTGATTACAACACTGGCATCTGTTCTGGGAGGCAGCTCACCAAGCATGGCTGATACCAGCGATGTCTTCCCTTCTCCAGTTCCACCAACAACTGCTACTAAGCTGCCAACTGGTATATCTAAGTTGATGTTCGATAATGTGGGATTCTCtgcctgaaaaaaaaaagaaaaagaaaagagaagaagataAGAGGCATGCTTGATACTCAGTATCAAGTATCAAGTACGAACAAAAATTCCTGGGATTTACACATTTTCTCATGCAACATTTCAACGTAACTAAGAATGCACTAAATATACATAATCATCAAGCGCTGACCTTTGAATCCCATGAAAAGTACCCATCCTTAATTGAGATGGCCGGCAGCCCTGGTTCAAGAGGCAAGTTCGGTACTAGAATTCTCTCGTCAGTTAAAAATAGTTCCTCCAAACGTTGTAACGATACATTTGCATTCACAACCTGTTAAATTAGAGCAGAGTTACAAACTCACAAGGATGAGGAGAAACTAGTTAACATACTAACATTCCATTAAGCACAAACAAAACATATATTACAGGTTGAAAAGGAGATCATACAGGTTTAGATGTTAAGCCAAATGCAAGAAGTCAGATAAGTGAACAGATAAGAAACTAATGGTACCTGACTAAGTAAGCTAGGCAGCATGTTTAGAGGAAACCGTAGCACTGCAAAAAGAGAAAGGGACGTAAATGCCCTTGCAGGTGTCAATTGGCCACCAAGAGCAGTGAACACCCCGAACGATGTTAATGTCACGACAACTGGGATGCTGTTCAGTATAAAACTGTTAAACTGCAAAAATGGTGGCAGCTGGTCAGAGAAACTCTATGGTCACGAATGAGATAGTCCTCAGAAAATGTGTTATCCACCAAATCTATTGACACAATTGTGCTTTAGGTGTTTAGGGAAATAAATTTTTCAGGACGATGTGCTGTGCCTTACAGAAGAAAGTAATTGCGCTTTACGGAACCTTGACAACTCATCATTCCTTATACTTTGAACTCGGTGTTGGAAACTTGTCTCCCAGGCGTAACATCTGAAACATTTTATTTCAGACGAATGTGAGAAGGATTACCTTCAATGGCTTGCCATCTAGAAATGTAAAGGGAAGCTGTAACCAAATTCAACCATACTTCACTGTATCCATGGCTGCCAAAATTTCATTCATGAGGCCAACTCTCTTGTCAGTTTGCTGTAGTCCATCCTTTGTCAGTTTTCGCATTTTGCTGATCACAAATGTCTTTTCACAAAGGAGTTTAAAACAAATGAGTCATTACACGAAAACATGTAACGTTATGGAAGCCTGAGCTTAACTTCCGTAGCAAAGTGGTAATCTAAACAGACTTTTGGTTGAAAAAGAACCGAGTCCGTACCTGTATGGGGATCATGAGAACCAGCATTCCTG
Encoded proteins:
- the LOC126585862 gene encoding ABC transporter C family member 12-like isoform X9, whose amino-acid sequence is MLPQAMVFEPIDWYCQPEANWVWAAKAASAFGSYTPCAIDSLAISISHLALMSLCCYRIWMIKMSSKARRFRLRSNYYNYILGLLAGYFTAQPLLRLLMGMSYFNLNTQSGSAPFEMTSAVIESIAWCSMLIMIGLETKIYIKEFRWFVRFGVIYVLVGDAVVLSLMLSVADYYTRGTLYLYISTVCCQVLFGILLLVYIPNLDPYPGYIALQSEPLDNVEYEALPGEEQICPERHVNIFSRIYFGWMTPLMQLGYRKPITESDVWKLDTWDQTETLIKKFQTCWDKESQRPKPWLLRALNCSLGGRFWWGGLFKIGNDLSQFAGPVLLSHLLQSMQQGDPTWIGYIYAFSIFAGVSLGVLCEAQYFQNVMRVGFRLRSTLVAAIFRKSIRITHEGRKKFPSGKITNMMSTDANALQQICQQLHGLWSAPFRITVAMVLLYQQLGVASLIGSGMLVLMIPIQTFVISKMRKLTKDGLQQTDKRVGLMNEILAAMDTVKCYAWETSFQHRVQSIRNDELSRFRKAQLLSSFNSFILNSIPVVVTLTSFGVFTALGGQLTPARAFTSLSLFAVLRFPLNMLPSLLSQVVNANVSLQRLEELFLTDERILVPNLPLEPGLPAISIKDGYFSWDSKAENPTLSNINLDIPVGSLVAVVGGTGEGKTSLVSAMLGELPPRTDASVVIRGTVAYVPQVSWIFNATVRDNILFGSKFESARYWKAIDLTELQHDLDLLPGRDLTEIGERGVNISGGQKQRVSMARAVYSDSDVYVFDDPLSALDAHVAREVFNRCIKEELQGKTRVLVTNQLHFLPQVDHIILVSEGMIKGEGTFKELSESSTLFQKLMENAGKMEAHVEEKEETENDDHESSTPTSNGVSNELPKDASNPKKGKGAKSVLIKQEERETGIVSWKILMRYKNALGGLWVVMVLFACYTLTEVLRVSSSTWLSVWTSKSTSKSYKPGFFILVYGLLSFGQVTVTLTNSFWLITSSLRAARRLHDALLHAIMRAPMVFFHTNPTGRIINRFAKDLGDIDRGVAMVVNMFMGQVWQLFSTFVLIGIVSTISLWAIMPLLILFYAAYLFYQSTSREVKRLDSISRSPVYAQFGEALNGLSSIRAYKAYDRMANISGRSMDKNIRFTLVNISSNRWLTIRLETLGGLMIWLIASFAVMQNGRAEDKLAFASTMGLLLTYTLNITNLLSGVLRTASRAENSLNAVERVGSYIELPSEAPAVIERNRPQPGWPSSGSIEFEDVVLRYRPGLPPVLHGLSFTVSASEKLGIVGRTGAGKSSMINSLFRIVELEKGRILIDSCDVSKFGLTDLRKVLSIIPQSPVLFSGTVRFNLDPFSEHSDADLWEALERAHLKDVIRRNSLGLDAEV
- the LOC126585862 gene encoding ABC transporter C family member 12-like isoform X7 yields the protein MLPQAMVFEPIDWYCQPEANWVWAAKAASAFGSYTPCAIDSLAISISHLALMSLCCYRIWMIKMSSKARRFRLRSNYYNYILGLLAGYFTAQPLLRLLMGMSYFNLNTQSGSAPFEMTSAVIESIAWCSMLIMIGLETKIYIKEFRWFVRFGVIYVLVGDAVVLSLMLSVADYYTRGTLYLYISTVCCQVLFGILLLVYIPNLDPYPGYIALQSEPLDNVEYEALPGEEQICPERHVNIFSRIYFGWMTPLMQLGYRKPITESDVWKLDTWDQTETLIKKFQTCWDKESQRPKPWLLRALNCSLGGRFWWGGLFKIGNDLSQFAGPVLLSHLLQSMQQGDPTWIGYIYAFSIFAGVSLGVLCEAQYFQNVMRVGFRLRSTLVAAIFRKSIRITHEGRKKFPSGKITNMMSTDANALQQICQQLHGLWSAPFRITVAMVLLYQQLGVASLIGSGMLVLMIPIQTFVISKMRKLTKDGLQQTDKRVGLMNEILAAMDTVKCYAWETSFQHRVQSIRNDELSRFRKAQLLSSFNSFILNSIPVVVTLTSFGVFTALGGQLTPARAFTSLSLFAVLRFPLNMLPSLLSQVVNANVSLQRLEELFLTDERILVPNLPLEPGLPAISIKDGYFSWDSKAENPTLSNINLDIPVGSLVAVVGGTGEGKTSLVSAMLGELPPRTDASVVIRGTVAYVPQVSWIFNATVRDNILFGSKFESARYWKAIDLTELQHDLDLLPGRDLTEIGERGVNISGGQKQRVSMARAVYSDSDVYVFDDPLSALDAHVAREVFNRCIKEELQGKTRVLVTNQLHFLPQVDHIILVSEGMIKGEGTFKELSESSTLFQKLMENAGKMEAHVEEKEETENDDHESSTPTSNGVSNELPKDASNPKKGKGAKSVLIKQEERETGIVSWKILMRYKNALGGLWVVMVLFACYTLTEVLRVSSSTWLSVWTSKSTSKSYKPGFFILVYGLLSFGQVTVTLTNSFWLITSSLRAARRLHDALLHAIMRAPMVFFHTNPTGRIINRFAKDLGDIDRGVAMVVNMFMGQVWQLFSTFVLIGIVSTISLWAIMPLLILFYAAYLFYQSTSREVKRLDSISRSPVYAQFGEALNGLSSIRAYKAYDRMANISGRSMDKNIRFTLVNISSNRWLTIRLETLGGLMIWLIASFAVMQNGRAEDKLAFASTMGLLLTYTLNITNLLSGVLRTASRAENSLNAVERVGSYIELPSEAPAVIERNRPQPGWPSSGSIEFEDVVLRYRPGLPPVLHGLSFTVSASEKLGIVGRTGAGKSSMINSLFRIVELEKGRILIDSCDVSKFGLTDLRKVLSIIPQSPVLFSGTVRFNLDPFSEHTDADLWEALERAHLKDVVRRNSLGLDAEKEAKTLALGRGNY